Proteins encoded together in one Musa acuminata AAA Group cultivar baxijiao chromosome BXJ3-6, Cavendish_Baxijiao_AAA, whole genome shotgun sequence window:
- the LOC103987159 gene encoding uncharacterized protein LOC103987159 — protein MREMGELGSSSSPSPSSSIAHSSVFHSYPLISAVLAFAIAQSIKFFTTWYKERHWDAKQLIGSGGMPSSHSATVTALALAIGIQDGLDSSAFATAAILAFVVMCDAFGVRLHAGKQAEVLNQIMYELPEEHPLSVTRPLHELLGHTPIQVIAGAALGSVVAIVAQLINRFAGGAWQSEIINKLIDDN, from the exons ATGAGAGAGATGGGCGAATTGGGGAGCTCTTCTTCGCCGTCGCCCTCGTCCTCGATCGCGCACTCCTCCGTCTTCCACAGTTACCCGCTGATCTCGGCCGTCCTGGCCTTCGCCATCGCCCAATCAATCAAGTTCTTCACCACCTG GTACAAGGAAAGACACTGGGATGCCAAGCAGCTTATTGGATCTGGTGGGATGCCATCATCCCATTCAGCCACAGTGACTGCACTAGCACTAGCTATTGGAATTCAAGATGGGTTGGACAGTTCTGCTTTTGCTACAGCGGCGATATTAGCATTTGTG GTGATGTGTGATGCTTTTGGTGTTCGACTGCATGCTGGAAAGCAGGCAGAG GTGTTAAATCAAATTATGTATGAACTTCCAGAAGAGCATCCTCTGTCTGTTACTCGACCACTACATGAACTTCTTGGCCATACTCCTATTCAG GTCATCGCTGGTGCTGCCCTGGGGTCTGTGGTAGCTATCGTGGCTCAATTAATCAACAGATTTGCTGGTGGTGCATGGCAATCAGAAATCATAAACAAATTGATCGACGACAACTGA
- the LOC135640508 gene encoding uncharacterized protein LOC135640508 produces MVSSRWVRPEVFPLFAAVGTAVGICGMQLIRNICINPEVRVTKENRAAGVLDNFQEGEKYAEHGLRKFVRNKSPQIMPSLNNYFSDPISDE; encoded by the exons ATGGTTTCCTCCAGATGGGTGAGGCCTGAG GTTTTTCCTCTCTTTGCGGCTGTCGGCACAGCTGTTGGCATCTGTGGCATGCAGCTGATACGGAACATCTGCATCAACCCTGAAGTGAG GGTCACAAAGGAAAACAGAGCTGCAGGTGTGCTTGATAACTTTCAAGAGGGAGAGAAATATGCAGAGCATGGCCTCCGAAAGTTTGTGCGCAACAAATCCCCCCAGATCATGCCATCTCTGAACAATTACTTTTCAGATCCTATTTCGGATGAGTAG